A single window of Synechococcus sp. CBW1004 DNA harbors:
- a CDS encoding helix-turn-helix transcriptional regulator, translating to MSDALRYFGLHFREPIAIPELADALGTSVGCLDLSFGRIRGVTPERALQEHRLNKLFVALTDQPRQGLSRAIRSCGLGQTTGVLALFEEEFGIDMPLFLLTCRRAADDRLFRLQHPEAEALVLPV from the coding sequence GTGAGCGACGCTCTACGCTATTTCGGACTGCACTTTCGGGAGCCGATTGCCATCCCCGAGCTGGCTGATGCCCTCGGCACGAGTGTGGGCTGCCTGGATCTCAGCTTCGGGCGCATCCGCGGCGTCACACCAGAGCGAGCCCTCCAGGAACATCGCCTCAACAAACTGTTTGTCGCGCTCACCGATCAGCCCCGTCAGGGCCTGAGCCGGGCGATCCGATCCTGCGGACTGGGCCAGACGACGGGGGTGCTGGCCCTGTTCGAAGAGGAGTTCGGGATTGACATGCCCCTGTTTCTGCTCACCTGTCGGCGTGCCGCCGATGACCGTCTGTTCCGCCTGCAGCACCCGGAAGCGGAAGCCCTCGTCCTGCCGGTCTGA
- a CDS encoding diguanylate cyclase has product MASLSVLTGLVIGGVSYQQSRQLIEQSQERARAALARGLVVGLADQLAVNDYAGLESRLQQAMADPSLASALVTDPGGRVLVHLQRERPEAEPTLQFEPARITPLQEDTSGSRRSGSLSTRWTRIDAGTEPLGLLRLRTWSSSTDAVLALLARQYLVLGGLATALVGALLVSAQQKLRRQSRRRELLLLQEKAELERKALSDPLTGVWNRRGVEQELQRILGDPAGGSSRQVAVCMIDLDDFKPVNDAYGHAVGDQVLVAVTRRLRGFLREEDILGRLGGDEFIVIFRNCADPQISRKLAARIVIGLKAPFFFDGLQVRIGASIGIALNAADPDESMTALLERADQAMYVAKHGGKGHLIIAEAPALSA; this is encoded by the coding sequence GTGGCCAGCCTCAGTGTGCTCACCGGTCTGGTGATCGGCGGGGTCTCGTATCAGCAATCCCGGCAGCTCATCGAGCAGTCCCAGGAGCGGGCGCGTGCTGCCCTGGCGCGCGGGCTGGTGGTGGGCCTGGCGGACCAGCTGGCGGTGAACGACTACGCCGGCCTGGAATCGCGCCTGCAGCAGGCGATGGCCGACCCGTCCCTGGCTTCGGCCCTGGTCACCGATCCCGGCGGCAGGGTGCTGGTCCATCTGCAGCGCGAGCGCCCCGAAGCGGAGCCCACCCTGCAGTTCGAGCCGGCCCGGATCACACCGCTGCAGGAGGACACGTCTGGCAGCCGGCGCAGTGGGTCGCTCTCGACCCGCTGGACCCGGATCGATGCGGGGACGGAACCGCTCGGCCTGCTGCGGCTGCGCACCTGGTCGAGCAGCACCGATGCGGTGCTGGCGTTGCTGGCCCGCCAGTACCTGGTGCTCGGCGGCCTCGCCACCGCCCTGGTGGGCGCCCTGCTGGTGAGTGCCCAGCAGAAGCTCCGCCGGCAGAGCCGTCGGCGGGAACTGCTGCTCCTGCAGGAAAAGGCCGAGCTGGAGCGCAAGGCACTCAGCGATCCCCTCACCGGCGTCTGGAACCGGCGCGGGGTGGAGCAGGAACTGCAGAGAATCCTCGGGGACCCTGCGGGTGGCAGCAGCCGGCAGGTGGCGGTCTGCATGATCGACCTGGATGACTTCAAGCCTGTGAATGACGCCTATGGCCACGCCGTCGGCGATCAGGTGCTGGTGGCGGTGACCCGACGGCTGCGGGGCTTTCTGCGCGAAGAGGACATTCTGGGGCGCCTCGGCGGAGACGAGTTCATCGTGATCTTCCGCAACTGTGCGGACCCGCAGATCAGCAGGAAGCTCGCCGCCAGGATCGTGATCGGGCTCAAAGCGCCTTTCTTCTTTGATGGCCTGCAGGTGCGCATCGGCGCCAGCATCGGGATCGCCCTCAATGCCGCTGATCCGGACGAATCGATGACCGCTCTGCTGGAGCGTGCCGATCAGGCCATGTATGTCGCCAAACATGGTGGTAAGGGCCATCTGATCATCGCTGAGGCTCCTGCACTGTCAGCGTGA
- a CDS encoding MFS transporter yields MSEKTTHALAVPFLGVLASLQLIDPTVANTALVKAAQTLHMQGATLALAASISTLAQAATVLLMGFLGDRLGRRQVLMGSLLLSIAGDGIALSAPNAGMFLLGRALVGIGVGAVLALTFASVRFVSRPEQLGKALGVWNLLIIVGFIGGSLLGGVLADSSWRLALGLVPLIALLCLPLIPALLPEMPANGDLRADWPGLISIALAMVLFLTGVSHAVSGFTAPQFWMPTFGGVLLFGVHLLIERRRQEPIFPVSLYGRGLFAAAIVSGIAWNFAQAVVQLQTSNFWQLVQRYSTSQVALAQLPLLICFAGGGVLAGRLMAPGRRTIQLMAGGIGALVLGLVLLAGIRPSSLYITFIPGLVLAGTGLAFVSVPQSALFVQEAPARYFGAVTAFRTTTGQLGFALGFAASGAMVNGFGFASLRDRLLKLGASPEQLPEMEAKVRASLSSGVLSHANAAPSQVIDVLTASYASGLAGTMLVVAVLVALLGAISLLLLVIGRQQGSPQS; encoded by the coding sequence ATGAGCGAGAAAACCACCCATGCCCTGGCGGTGCCCTTTCTGGGGGTGCTGGCCAGCCTGCAACTGATCGACCCGACCGTGGCCAACACGGCTCTGGTGAAGGCCGCTCAGACGCTGCACATGCAGGGCGCCACCCTGGCCCTCGCCGCCAGCATCTCGACCCTGGCCCAGGCCGCCACCGTGCTGCTGATGGGTTTTCTGGGCGATCGCCTCGGCCGCCGTCAGGTGCTGATGGGGTCTCTCCTTCTCTCGATCGCCGGCGATGGCATCGCCCTGTCGGCCCCCAATGCCGGAATGTTTCTCCTGGGCCGCGCCCTGGTGGGCATCGGCGTGGGCGCTGTTCTGGCCCTCACGTTCGCCTCGGTGCGCTTCGTCAGCCGGCCCGAGCAGCTGGGCAAGGCCCTGGGGGTGTGGAACCTGCTGATCATCGTGGGCTTCATCGGCGGCTCGCTGCTGGGTGGCGTGCTGGCGGACAGCAGCTGGCGGCTGGCCCTGGGCCTGGTGCCCCTGATCGCCCTGCTGTGCCTGCCCCTGATCCCGGCGCTTCTGCCGGAGATGCCAGCCAACGGTGACCTGCGGGCCGACTGGCCGGGCCTGATCAGCATCGCCCTGGCGATGGTGCTGTTTCTCACCGGCGTCAGCCATGCCGTGAGCGGCTTCACGGCGCCCCAGTTCTGGATGCCCACCTTCGGCGGGGTGCTCCTGTTCGGAGTGCATCTGCTGATCGAGCGCCGCCGTCAGGAGCCGATCTTCCCGGTGTCGCTCTACGGCCGCGGCCTGTTTGCGGCCGCCATCGTGAGTGGCATCGCCTGGAACTTCGCCCAGGCGGTGGTGCAGCTGCAGACCAGCAACTTCTGGCAACTCGTGCAGCGCTACAGCACCAGTCAGGTGGCCCTGGCCCAGCTGCCGCTGCTGATCTGCTTCGCCGGCGGTGGCGTGCTGGCCGGCCGGCTGATGGCACCGGGGCGCCGCACGATCCAGCTGATGGCGGGCGGCATCGGCGCCCTGGTGCTGGGCCTGGTGCTGCTGGCAGGCATTCGCCCCAGCAGTCTCTATATCACCTTCATTCCCGGCCTGGTGCTGGCGGGCACGGGGCTGGCCTTTGTCTCGGTGCCCCAGTCGGCGTTGTTCGTGCAGGAGGCACCGGCCCGCTACTTCGGGGCGGTCACCGCCTTCCGCACCACCACCGGGCAGCTCGGGTTCGCCCTCGGCTTTGCCGCCAGCGGCGCCATGGTGAACGGCTTCGGCTTCGCCAGCCTGCGGGACCGGCTGCTCAAGCTCGGCGCCAGTCCGGAGCAGCTGCCGGAGATGGAGGCCAAGGTGCGCGCCTCCCTCAGCAGCGGCGTGCTCAGCCACGCCAACGCTGCGCCATCCCAGGTGATCGACGTGCTCACCGCCTCCTATGCCAGCGGCCTAGCGGGCACCATGCTGGTGGTGGCGGTGTTGGTGGCGCTGCTGGGGGCGATCAGCCTGCTGCTGCTGGTGATCGGCCGGCAGCAGGGCAGCCCGCAGTCCTGA
- a CDS encoding Hsp20/alpha crystallin family protein: protein MLTLRSSSPFDLFDRIEQQLSQQLHSAERVPAAEVHETPEAYEVVLELPGVDKAAIEVKATERTLLISAERRSHRALPEPAAADAAPGEPTRETPVRSEKPRPPQQAPLLSEFRYGTWSRSFRFPVPIEREQLQAVYRDGLLTVTAPKANKVSSVTVKVEG from the coding sequence ATGCTGACCCTTCGCTCCTCCTCTCCCTTCGATCTGTTCGACCGGATCGAGCAGCAGCTCAGCCAGCAGCTGCACAGCGCCGAGCGCGTGCCCGCCGCCGAGGTGCACGAAACCCCCGAGGCCTATGAGGTGGTTCTCGAACTCCCCGGCGTCGACAAGGCCGCCATCGAGGTGAAGGCCACCGAGCGCACCCTGCTGATCAGCGCTGAGCGCCGCAGCCATCGTGCGCTTCCCGAGCCGGCGGCTGCCGATGCCGCACCCGGTGAACCCACCCGAGAAACACCTGTCCGCTCCGAGAAGCCACGCCCCCCGCAGCAGGCTCCGCTGCTGAGCGAGTTCCGCTACGGCACCTGGAGCCGCAGCTTCCGCTTCCCGGTGCCGATCGAGCGGGAGCAGCTGCAGGCCGTCTACCGCGATGGCCTGCTCACCGTCACCGCGCCCAAGGCCAACAAGGTGAGCAGCGTGACCGTGAAGGTGGAGGGTTGA
- a CDS encoding IS630 family transposase has protein sequence MPSGRPMAPLELSADEASQLQSLAGSRSLPHSIVQRAQIVLACAAGDTNTSVAKRFGVRSATVGKWRQRYLDLGIEGLHDELRSGRPRTYEDDTVAEVINRALQSKPTDGSTHWSARTLAAETGISKSTVHRWLQTFSLQPHRQKSFKLSTDPFFVEKVRDIVGLYLNPPDKAMVLCVDEKTQIQALDRTQPLLPMGLGYVEGVTHDYIRHGTTTLFAALDVATGEVITQCKPRHRHQEFLGFLRQIEKSVPEDLDLHLIVDNYCTHKHAKVRAWLAQRPRFHVHYTPTYASWLNQVERWFGLITQRAIRRGSFSSVKELIARIEQFVAAYNTTKAPFNWTATADSILEKLQRLCAQISGTAH, from the coding sequence ATGCCAAGCGGGCGCCCCATGGCTCCTCTGGAGCTGTCGGCTGATGAGGCCAGCCAGCTCCAGAGCCTGGCTGGATCAAGGTCCTTGCCCCATTCGATCGTTCAGCGGGCGCAGATCGTCCTGGCCTGCGCAGCTGGTGACACCAACACCTCAGTTGCCAAGCGATTTGGCGTTCGCAGCGCAACGGTGGGCAAATGGCGGCAGCGCTACCTCGATCTGGGGATCGAGGGGCTGCACGACGAGCTCCGTTCAGGCCGCCCGCGGACCTATGAGGACGACACGGTGGCGGAGGTGATCAACCGAGCCCTGCAGAGCAAGCCAACCGATGGCAGCACGCACTGGAGCGCTCGGACTTTGGCCGCAGAAACAGGGATCTCCAAGTCCACGGTTCACCGCTGGCTGCAGACCTTCTCGCTCCAGCCCCACCGGCAGAAATCGTTCAAGCTCTCCACCGATCCGTTCTTTGTGGAGAAGGTTCGGGACATCGTTGGCCTGTACCTGAACCCGCCCGACAAGGCGATGGTGCTCTGCGTCGACGAGAAGACGCAGATCCAGGCCCTCGACCGCACCCAACCGCTGCTGCCCATGGGGCTGGGCTACGTGGAGGGTGTGACGCATGACTACATCCGCCACGGCACCACGACCCTGTTTGCCGCGCTGGACGTGGCGACCGGTGAGGTAATCACTCAGTGCAAACCCCGGCACCGCCACCAGGAGTTCCTGGGGTTCCTCAGGCAGATCGAGAAGTCCGTCCCCGAGGATCTGGACCTGCACTTGATCGTGGACAACTACTGCACCCACAAGCACGCCAAGGTGCGTGCCTGGCTGGCCCAGCGTCCCCGTTTCCACGTCCACTACACCCCCACCTACGCCTCCTGGCTCAACCAGGTGGAGCGCTGGTTTGGACTGATCACCCAGCGGGCAATCCGGCGCGGCAGCTTCTCCAGCGTCAAAGAGCTGATCGCCAGGATCGAGCAGTTTGTGGCCGCCTACAACACGACCAAGGCCCCGTTCAACTGGACGGCGACAGCTGACTCAATCCTGGAGAAGCTCCAGCGGCTTTGTGCGCAAATCTCTGGGACGGCACACTAG
- a CDS encoding amidohydrolase family protein: MVRDAAELIFSGGPILTMESSMPRAEAIAIAGGHILAVGSRAEVMAHAGPDTRHVDLAGRTLLPGFIDAHGHFANALQVVGWANVQRPPAGPVTSIASLQEVLREHVAAHPVAKGGWVIAYGYDVDGLSDGRPLDKADLDALFPENPVMVLHNSNHGAVLKEALIKTGN, encoded by the coding sequence ATGGTCCGTGACGCCGCCGAGTTGATCTTCTCCGGAGGCCCCATCCTCACGATGGAGTCCTCGATGCCCCGCGCCGAGGCCATCGCCATCGCCGGTGGACACATCCTGGCGGTGGGATCCAGGGCCGAGGTGATGGCCCATGCCGGACCAGACACCCGGCATGTCGATCTGGCGGGCCGCACCCTGCTGCCGGGCTTCATTGATGCCCATGGACACTTCGCCAATGCCCTGCAGGTGGTGGGCTGGGCCAACGTCCAGCGGCCACCGGCGGGCCCCGTCACCAGCATCGCCAGCCTGCAGGAGGTGTTGCGCGAGCACGTCGCCGCTCACCCGGTGGCGAAAGGCGGCTGGGTCATCGCCTACGGCTACGACGTCGACGGTCTGTCCGACGGGCGCCCCCTCGACAAGGCCGATCTCGATGCGCTGTTTCCGGAGAACCCGGTGATGGTGCTCCACAACTCCAACCACGGCGCCGTGCTCAAGGAAGCTCTGATCAAGACCGGGAATTGA
- a CDS encoding EAL domain-containing protein: protein MRITAPGHLQVLALVVLCLAAAWATLHSPTIFFDSTLVIARKLGLQTMAEGVETQAQYQALKELGCNSFQGYLFGQPMPADALAALL, encoded by the coding sequence ATGAGGATCACCGCTCCAGGTCATCTCCAGGTCCTGGCTCTCGTTGTGCTCTGTCTGGCCGCTGCCTGGGCCACGCTGCACAGTCCAACCATCTTTTTCGATTCCACCCTCGTGATCGCCCGCAAGCTGGGCCTGCAGACCATGGCGGAAGGGGTTGAGACACAGGCCCAGTACCAGGCCCTCAAGGAACTGGGCTGCAACAGCTTTCAGGGCTATCTGTTTGGTCAACCCATGCCGGCCGATGCCCTGGCCGCGCTGCTCTGA
- a CDS encoding phosphate/phosphite/phosphonate ABC transporter substrate-binding protein — MSRRLVRPGLLALLFCLARPSVAAAESSPCLGTPGGRTWRVGIVPQLPPREIVSSWTPVLRQVGQRAGQCLVLVVAPSIPAFEQQLRSGQLDFAFMNPYHQVMAQRWRGFIPLLRDGQSQLEGILVVRKDSPVRRLADLNGATVAFPAPNAFAASLLPRALLSRAGIRITPSYVRTHSNVYRAVILGSSLAGGGVNNTLQRERPEVRQRLRVLWRTPPFPAHPFSAAATVPVKVRLRVQEAFLDLGRTAQGRQLLARVQLPMVVKADHGRDYAPLAALGLERYVVEGGD; from the coding sequence ATGAGTCGCAGGCTGGTCCGCCCGGGGCTGTTGGCCCTGCTGTTCTGTCTGGCACGGCCTTCAGTGGCGGCGGCGGAATCCTCCCCTTGTCTGGGGACGCCGGGTGGGCGGACCTGGCGGGTGGGCATCGTGCCCCAGCTGCCTCCCCGGGAGATCGTGTCCAGCTGGACCCCGGTGCTCCGGCAGGTGGGACAACGGGCGGGCCAGTGTCTGGTGCTGGTGGTCGCCCCCTCGATCCCCGCCTTCGAACAACAGCTGCGCAGCGGCCAGCTGGACTTCGCCTTCATGAACCCGTACCACCAGGTGATGGCCCAGCGCTGGCGAGGGTTCATCCCGCTGTTGCGCGATGGCCAGAGCCAGCTCGAGGGGATCCTGGTGGTGCGCAAGGACAGTCCTGTGCGCCGACTCGCCGATCTGAACGGCGCCACGGTGGCCTTCCCGGCACCCAACGCCTTTGCCGCCTCGCTGCTGCCACGGGCCCTGCTCAGCCGCGCCGGCATCCGCATCACCCCCAGTTACGTGCGCACCCACTCCAACGTGTATCGCGCCGTGATCCTGGGCAGCAGCCTGGCGGGAGGCGGCGTGAACAACACGCTCCAGCGGGAGCGGCCGGAGGTGCGCCAGCGCCTGCGGGTGCTCTGGCGCACTCCGCCCTTCCCGGCCCATCCCTTTTCGGCGGCCGCCACGGTGCCGGTGAAGGTGCGCCTCAGGGTTCAGGAGGCCTTTCTCGACCTCGGCCGAACGGCTCAAGGGCGGCAGCTGCTGGCCAGGGTGCAGTTGCCGATGGTGGTGAAGGCCGACCACGGACGTGATTACGCCCCACTCGCCGCCCTGGGACTCGAGCGGTACGTCGTGGAGGGTGGTGACTGA
- a CDS encoding DUF3493 domain-containing protein, with amino-acid sequence MPPSAPDRSTAPSPGRSNGAQDRLDPALRQRLLQEARTPWRGLRRALWLALTASAGLGLATMTMRLSSGDSVAASDLMIQLTALSLFGGLLWFDRNRDPAS; translated from the coding sequence ATGCCGCCCTCCGCTCCGGATCGCTCGACGGCCCCCTCACCGGGGCGTTCCAACGGTGCCCAGGACCGTCTGGACCCGGCCCTGCGTCAACGTCTGCTTCAGGAGGCCCGTACCCCCTGGCGCGGCCTGCGACGGGCTCTCTGGCTTGCTCTCACCGCCTCTGCCGGCCTTGGGCTGGCCACCATGACCATGCGGCTCTCGTCAGGGGATTCGGTGGCCGCCAGCGACCTGATGATCCAGCTGACTGCCCTGTCGCTGTTCGGGGGTCTGCTCTGGTTCGATCGCAACCGCGACCCCGCCTCCTGA
- a CDS encoding low-complexity tail membrane protein has translation MPPRSEPLLWVQLIGAGVFPLEGLLLLLLLAGSDPGPVPGLERLLCWALGALAPTVLLWHRPADVWSLLFLQTPLRARRPLQQRLSRLQDNLAPRLGLALAGVTSLPLLWWLDEHAAVASSLSPLQDSPRLVVLLLAAGLLALMLWQWQQLLQALWLLSRRSDTVAAARPMPQAELEEQRLCLGLPLLLLDPLPIATGTPATSGGRPGPAPQASPAAVASSVSAPPVAATAPVQADVPERSQAAEAEVSTDAQSLAAEDPEVAEAHPTGETQPSSETEPPADAAQASGEPRGA, from the coding sequence ATGCCACCCCGCAGCGAACCACTGCTCTGGGTCCAGCTGATCGGGGCGGGGGTTTTCCCACTCGAGGGGTTGCTGCTGCTGCTTCTGCTGGCCGGCAGTGATCCAGGCCCGGTTCCCGGGTTGGAGCGGCTTCTCTGCTGGGCCCTGGGGGCTCTGGCACCGACGGTGCTGCTCTGGCATCGGCCTGCCGATGTCTGGTCGCTGCTGTTTCTTCAGACCCCGCTGCGGGCGCGCAGACCCCTGCAGCAGCGCCTGAGCCGACTGCAGGACAACCTGGCTCCGCGTCTGGGACTGGCCCTCGCGGGGGTGACCAGCCTGCCGCTGTTGTGGTGGCTGGACGAGCACGCTGCTGTCGCCTCCTCGCTGTCGCCGCTTCAGGACAGTCCTCGGCTGGTGGTACTGCTCCTCGCGGCTGGTCTGCTGGCGTTGATGCTGTGGCAGTGGCAGCAGCTGCTCCAAGCGTTGTGGCTGCTGAGCCGCCGCTCCGACACGGTGGCCGCGGCCCGACCGATGCCGCAGGCGGAACTGGAGGAGCAGCGGCTCTGCCTGGGCCTGCCCCTGCTGCTGCTCGATCCATTGCCGATCGCCACCGGGACGCCAGCCACATCCGGCGGTCGACCCGGGCCGGCTCCGCAGGCTTCTCCAGCTGCCGTCGCTTCCTCCGTCTCCGCTCCTCCCGTGGCCGCCACTGCCCCTGTGCAGGCCGACGTTCCAGAGAGGTCGCAGGCGGCTGAAGCAGAAGTCTCCACGGATGCTCAGTCGCTCGCTGCCGAGGACCCTGAAGTAGCGGAGGCCCACCCCACAGGTGAGACCCAACCCAGCAGTGAGACCGAGCCGCCTGCCGATGCCGCTCAGGCCTCCGGAGAACCAAGAGGCGCCTGA
- a CDS encoding IS5 family transposase, with protein sequence MAAPLQLGFTDYEQTYAKKKTRRQRFLDEMEATVPWDPFLALISPVYHRPSAKGGRPPFPLEVMLRIHLLQQWFTLSDPLMEEMLIDTPCFRRFAGIDMVEDRIPDETTILNFRHLLEENRIAEQILETVNQSLREKGVMLKEGTILDATIINAPSSTKNKTGERDPEMHSVAKGNQWFFGMRCHIGVDAASGLVHSVVSTAANVHELNTAPDRVHGEERVIYGDSGHIGIEKREAFKDCEAEMRIAMKPGQRRVLADTPEGRLLDLMEAAKAHVRAKVEHPFRIIKCQFGFRKVFYRGIRKNNLKLTMLFALANLWMVRERCPSTA encoded by the coding sequence ATGGCGGCCCCCCTCCAGTTGGGTTTCACGGACTACGAGCAGACCTACGCCAAGAAGAAAACGCGCCGGCAGCGCTTCCTCGATGAGATGGAAGCCACAGTGCCCTGGGATCCTTTCCTGGCCTTGATTTCGCCTGTGTACCACAGGCCTTCTGCCAAGGGCGGGCGCCCACCGTTTCCGCTGGAGGTGATGCTGCGCATCCACCTGCTGCAGCAGTGGTTCACGCTTTCCGATCCCTTGATGGAGGAGATGCTGATCGATACCCCCTGCTTCCGCCGCTTTGCTGGGATCGACATGGTTGAGGACCGGATCCCTGACGAGACGACGATCCTGAACTTCCGCCACCTCCTGGAAGAGAATCGGATAGCAGAGCAGATCCTGGAGACGGTGAACCAGAGCCTGCGGGAGAAGGGCGTGATGCTTAAGGAGGGTACGATCCTCGATGCCACAATCATCAACGCTCCCAGTTCAACCAAGAACAAGACGGGCGAGCGGGATCCTGAAATGCACTCGGTGGCCAAAGGCAACCAGTGGTTCTTTGGGATGCGGTGCCACATCGGTGTGGATGCAGCCTCGGGTCTGGTCCATTCCGTGGTGAGCACGGCTGCCAACGTCCATGAGCTGAACACGGCACCCGATCGCGTCCATGGCGAGGAACGCGTGATCTACGGCGACTCTGGCCACATCGGCATCGAAAAGCGTGAGGCGTTCAAGGACTGCGAAGCAGAGATGCGCATCGCCATGAAGCCCGGACAGCGCCGAGTTCTAGCGGACACCCCAGAGGGAAGACTGCTGGATCTGATGGAGGCGGCGAAAGCACATGTCAGGGCAAAGGTGGAGCATCCATTTCGGATCATCAAGTGCCAGTTTGGATTTCGGAAGGTCTTCTACCGAGGCATCCGCAAGAACAACCTCAAGCTGACGATGCTGTTTGCCCTCGCCAATCTCTGGATGGTGCGCGAACGTTGTCCTTCTACAGCGTAA
- a CDS encoding GTP-binding protein, which translates to MSNSLGTESPLASLRGVPATVVGGYLGSGKTTLINGWLQAGTCQGWALLVNDLGSINIDAERLRQDNGRLLELGGGCVCCTLRDGLGAALLELARREVPPAHVLIETSGMAVPQRVASQLLLQGLSLSRVLLVIDLERIEALWHDPWVGELVQQQFEGVDVLQFSKADRLGAAEAERRQQWLRQQLEARQRESTPPFHSERQLVRSDRWLQGEPLGRQQVLAWAAQLGPEVLRAKGELWLADAPEGPVSFDRVGERVSLAAAPSRPWRSTLERRGHLVAISRATAPAPSWPTTCPAASPAPSLIPA; encoded by the coding sequence ATGAGCAACAGCCTTGGAACGGAGTCGCCGCTGGCTTCCCTGCGCGGCGTGCCGGCCACCGTCGTCGGTGGCTATCTGGGCTCGGGCAAGACCACGCTGATCAACGGCTGGCTGCAGGCCGGGACATGCCAAGGCTGGGCCCTGCTGGTCAACGACCTCGGCAGCATCAACATCGACGCCGAACGCCTGCGCCAGGACAACGGCCGCCTGCTCGAGCTGGGCGGCGGCTGCGTCTGCTGCACCCTGCGCGATGGCCTGGGGGCGGCTCTGCTGGAGCTGGCCCGGCGCGAGGTGCCCCCGGCCCATGTGCTGATCGAAACCAGCGGCATGGCCGTGCCCCAGCGGGTGGCCAGCCAACTGCTGCTGCAGGGCCTCAGCCTGTCCAGGGTGCTGCTGGTGATCGACCTGGAACGCATCGAAGCCCTCTGGCACGACCCCTGGGTGGGTGAGCTGGTGCAGCAGCAGTTCGAGGGGGTGGATGTGCTGCAGTTCAGCAAGGCGGATCGGCTCGGCGCGGCTGAAGCGGAGCGGCGTCAGCAGTGGCTGAGGCAGCAGCTTGAGGCGCGACAGCGCGAGTCAACCCCGCCGTTTCACAGCGAACGGCAGCTGGTGCGCAGTGATCGGTGGCTGCAGGGCGAACCGCTCGGACGTCAGCAGGTGCTGGCCTGGGCAGCCCAGCTGGGGCCCGAGGTGCTGCGCGCCAAGGGCGAGCTCTGGCTTGCCGATGCCCCCGAGGGCCCTGTGTCGTTCGACCGCGTCGGCGAGCGGGTGAGCCTGGCCGCCGCGCCCAGCCGTCCCTGGCGCAGCACCCTGGAACGCCGGGGGCACCTGGTGGCCATCAGCCGCGCCACCGCCCCGGCTCCCAGCTGGCCCACCACCTGCCCTGCCGCTTCGCCTGCCCCCTCTCTGATCCCCGCATGA